From one Flavobacteriales bacterium genomic stretch:
- a CDS encoding ABC transporter ATP-binding protein yields MRPLLKLNPYFAKYPWQLLLGTVFIVLSNLFAVYAPQVVREAIDLITAGFAQLQLPANERTLAVPDTLDRWVSWTGIGLNDRVQRLGDGGELARTIVWLAGLLALLYLALALLKGFFLFLMRQTIIVVSRLIEFDLKNNVFDHYQRLDRAFYKRNSTGDLMNRISEDVGKVRMYLGPAVMYTINLVVLFVMCIGFMLHVNTELTLWTLAPLPLMSIAIYYVSDVINRKSARVQEQQSRLSTLAQETFSGIRVLKAYAKEPMAVDRFREAAGEYRARSLEQAKVDAVFMPAIMLLIGVSSVLTILVGGLKLINGDPSVTVGNIAEFIIYVNMLTWPFASLGWVTSLNQQASASMVRIDEFLSTEPAIADADDELQEIHGAITFKKVSFTYPDTGITALHEVSFHLPAGGTLAVVGHTGSGKSTLADLIARAYDPTSGQVLIDGIDVRRIKLARLRHQLGFVPQDVFLFSDSIRSNIAFRLEPSADVEERVVQAARTAQVHNDIIGFPKGYDTLLGERGITLSGGQKQRVSIARAIAARPRILLFDDALSAVDTATEEAILRELRSVMKGRTTVIISHRISAVRDADRILVLDHGCVVEEGTHAELIDKGGVYNQLHEEQLLEEAEG; encoded by the coding sequence ATGCGACCGCTCCTGAAGCTGAATCCGTACTTCGCCAAGTACCCTTGGCAATTGCTGCTCGGCACGGTGTTCATCGTGCTCAGCAACCTTTTCGCCGTTTACGCGCCACAGGTGGTGCGCGAGGCCATTGACCTGATCACAGCTGGCTTCGCGCAGCTCCAATTGCCCGCCAATGAGCGCACGCTGGCGGTGCCCGATACCCTGGATCGCTGGGTCAGCTGGACGGGCATCGGGCTGAACGACCGTGTGCAGCGGCTGGGCGACGGCGGCGAACTGGCGCGCACCATCGTCTGGCTCGCCGGATTGCTCGCGCTGCTCTACCTGGCGCTTGCGCTGCTCAAGGGCTTCTTCCTCTTCCTCATGCGGCAGACGATCATCGTGGTGAGCCGGCTGATCGAGTTCGATCTGAAGAACAACGTCTTCGACCACTACCAACGCCTGGACCGGGCCTTCTACAAGCGCAACAGCACGGGCGACCTCATGAACCGCATCAGCGAGGATGTGGGCAAGGTCCGCATGTACCTCGGTCCTGCGGTGATGTACACCATCAACCTGGTGGTGCTCTTCGTGATGTGCATCGGCTTCATGCTGCATGTGAACACCGAGCTCACCTTGTGGACGCTGGCCCCGCTCCCGCTGATGAGCATCGCCATCTATTACGTGAGCGACGTCATCAACCGCAAGAGCGCGCGCGTGCAGGAACAGCAGAGCCGCTTGAGCACCCTGGCCCAGGAGACCTTCAGCGGGATCCGCGTGCTGAAGGCCTATGCCAAGGAGCCGATGGCCGTGGACCGTTTCCGCGAGGCCGCCGGCGAATACCGCGCACGCAGCCTGGAGCAGGCCAAGGTCGATGCGGTCTTCATGCCCGCCATCATGCTGCTGATCGGCGTGAGCTCGGTGCTCACCATCCTCGTGGGCGGACTGAAGCTGATCAACGGCGACCCCAGCGTGACGGTTGGCAACATCGCCGAATTCATCATCTACGTGAACATGCTCACCTGGCCCTTCGCGAGCCTTGGATGGGTCACCTCACTCAATCAGCAGGCCAGCGCCAGTATGGTGCGCATCGATGAGTTCCTCTCCACCGAACCGGCCATCGCCGATGCGGACGATGAGCTCCAAGAGATCCACGGCGCCATCACCTTCAAGAAGGTCAGCTTCACCTACCCCGATACGGGGATCACCGCGCTGCATGAGGTGAGCTTCCACCTGCCTGCCGGAGGAACCCTTGCCGTGGTGGGCCACACCGGCAGCGGCAAGAGCACGCTCGCCGACCTGATCGCCCGCGCTTATGACCCCACCAGCGGGCAGGTGCTCATTGATGGAATCGATGTGCGGCGGATCAAGCTCGCACGGCTGCGGCATCAGCTCGGCTTCGTCCCGCAGGACGTCTTCCTCTTCAGCGACAGCATCCGCAGCAACATCGCCTTCCGCTTGGAACCGTCGGCCGACGTGGAGGAACGGGTGGTGCAGGCGGCACGCACCGCGCAGGTGCACAACGACATCATCGGCTTCCCCAAGGGCTACGACACGTTGCTGGGCGAGCGCGGCATCACCCTGAGCGGCGGACAGAAACAGCGCGTGAGCATCGCCCGGGCCATCGCTGCACGACCGCGAATCCTGCTCTTTGACGATGCCCTGAGCGCCGTGGACACCGCCACGGAAGAGGCCATCCTGCGCGAGTTGCGCAGCGTGATGAAGGGCCGCACCACGGTGATCATCAGCCACCGCATCAGCGCCGTGCGCGACGCCGACCGCATCCTGGTGCTCGATCACGGGTGCGTGGTGGAGGAAGGCACGCACGCCGAGCTCATCGACAAGGGCGGCGTGTACAACCAGTTGCACGAAGAGCAATTGCTGGAGGAGGCGGAGGGCTGA
- a CDS encoding Glu/Leu/Phe/Val dehydrogenase — protein sequence MEQHDHEEVLFCFDRPTGLKAIIAIHDTTLGPALGGTRMWPYISEAEALSDVLRLSRGMTYKSALAGLDLGGGKAVIIGDARTQKTEAMFRRFGQFVDSLNGRYITAEDVGMSTAEMVNIKKETNSVAGLPEEMGGSGDPSPVTAYGVYCGMKAAAKQAYGSENLSGRKVSIQGGGNVGRGLAALLVKDGAQVFITDIHDDKLAAIKAEIPAVNLVKPEAIYDLEVDIYAPCALGATVNDDTLAKLKCSVICGAANNQLADEAVHGKAVMKKGILYAPDFLVNAGGIINCAWERKGYNRQAAMRQTEGIYDTALRIFKASAELSIPTYLAANQAAEHRISSIREAGLRF from the coding sequence ATGGAACAGCACGACCACGAAGAGGTCCTCTTCTGCTTCGACCGCCCCACCGGCCTCAAGGCCATCATCGCCATACACGATACCACCTTGGGCCCAGCCTTGGGCGGCACGCGCATGTGGCCCTACATCAGCGAGGCCGAGGCGCTCAGCGATGTGCTTCGCCTGAGCCGCGGCATGACCTATAAGAGCGCTCTGGCCGGCTTGGACCTCGGCGGCGGCAAGGCCGTGATCATCGGCGATGCCCGCACGCAGAAGACCGAGGCGATGTTCCGCCGCTTCGGCCAATTCGTCGATTCGCTCAACGGGCGCTACATCACCGCCGAGGACGTGGGCATGAGCACCGCCGAGATGGTGAACATCAAGAAAGAGACGAACAGCGTCGCTGGCCTCCCCGAAGAGATGGGCGGCAGCGGTGATCCCAGCCCGGTGACCGCGTACGGCGTGTACTGCGGCATGAAGGCCGCCGCCAAGCAGGCATACGGCAGCGAGAATCTCAGCGGCCGGAAGGTCTCGATCCAAGGCGGCGGCAACGTGGGCCGAGGCCTGGCAGCCTTGCTGGTGAAGGACGGCGCACAGGTCTTCATCACCGATATCCACGACGACAAACTCGCCGCGATAAAGGCCGAGATTCCCGCCGTGAACCTCGTGAAGCCCGAGGCGATCTACGACCTCGAGGTTGACATTTACGCGCCTTGCGCGCTGGGCGCAACCGTGAATGATGACACCCTGGCCAAACTCAAGTGCAGCGTGATCTGCGGCGCCGCCAACAACCAGCTCGCCGATGAAGCCGTGCATGGCAAAGCAGTGATGAAGAAGGGCATCCTTTACGCCCCCGATTTCCTGGTGAACGCCGGCGGCATCATCAACTGCGCCTGGGAGCGCAAGGGCTATAATCGCCAAGCCGCCATGCGCCAGACCGAGGGCATCTACGACACCGCCCTGCGCATCTTCAAGGCCAGCGCCGAGCTCAGCATCCCCACCTACCTGGCCGCCAACCAGGCCGCAGAGCACCGCATCAGCAGCATCCGCGAAGCAGGCTTGCGCTTCTGA
- a CDS encoding transcription antitermination protein NusB: MLNRRYLRIKVYQALYAYGQGEHASTAAVEKELHQGIERTHDLYLALLLAFGELRHVAELRMEERKRKHLPTAADLDPSRRFVEHVIVRDIAQSERLRLECEKRRVSWVGHMELFTALFKAMEESDAYKAYMAETAPSFTKDRAFAVELLSEQIANSESIQDVFEARSIYWLEDLDLAAGLVKRVLEQWRESDGGDQCLNGLTHDPVEERAFVNELFRQCVAHDQEHEALIAAKASNWDTDRIAYTDMILMKMALTEARVFDQIPVKVTLNEYIEVAKAYSTPKSKVFINGVLDKLFAEMRADGRIRKVGRGLLET, from the coding sequence ATGCTCAATCGCCGCTACCTCCGCATCAAGGTCTATCAAGCACTGTATGCCTATGGGCAGGGCGAGCATGCCAGCACGGCCGCCGTGGAGAAGGAGCTGCATCAGGGCATCGAGCGCACGCACGACCTCTACCTCGCCCTGCTGTTGGCCTTCGGCGAACTGCGGCATGTGGCCGAGCTGCGCATGGAGGAGCGCAAGAGGAAGCACCTGCCCACAGCTGCGGACCTCGATCCCAGCCGCCGTTTCGTGGAGCATGTGATCGTGCGCGACATCGCCCAGAGCGAGCGGCTGCGCCTCGAATGCGAGAAGCGCCGGGTGAGCTGGGTGGGTCACATGGAGCTCTTCACCGCCCTGTTCAAGGCCATGGAGGAGAGCGATGCCTACAAGGCGTACATGGCCGAAACGGCGCCTTCCTTCACGAAGGACCGCGCCTTTGCCGTAGAGCTCCTGAGCGAGCAGATCGCCAACAGCGAGTCCATCCAGGATGTGTTCGAAGCGCGGAGCATCTACTGGCTCGAGGACCTTGACCTGGCAGCCGGCCTGGTGAAGCGTGTGCTGGAGCAATGGCGCGAATCCGACGGCGGCGACCAATGCCTCAACGGCCTCACGCACGACCCGGTAGAGGAGCGCGCCTTCGTGAACGAGCTATTCCGGCAATGCGTGGCGCACGACCAGGAGCACGAAGCGCTCATCGCCGCGAAAGCAAGCAATTGGGACACCGACCGCATCGCCTACACGGACATGATCCTGATGAAGATGGCCCTCACCGAGGCACGCGTCTTCGATCAGATACCGGTGAAGGTCACCCTCAACGAGTACATCGAGGTGGCCAAGGCCTACAGCACCCCCAAGAGCAAGGTCTTCATCAACGGGGTGCTCGACAAGCTATTCGCCGAGATGCGCGCCGATGGCCGCATACGCAAGGTTGGCCGCGGCCTGCTCGAGACCTGA
- a CDS encoding DUF1573 domain-containing protein: protein MRHALLLLALTPALQGCFLTDSGDRGEVSTRDINFPASGYEQLDAEDYPRIAFERTAHDMGKVVQGKRVEMRFAFTNAGGSPLVISAVNGSCGCTVGKDWPKSPIAPGKGGEITVAFDSEGRSGMQHKSVTVVSNALPASTVLTITGEVIGPENPTSTNP from the coding sequence ATGCGCCACGCCTTGCTGCTCCTCGCTCTAACGCCCGCTCTCCAGGGCTGCTTCCTCACGGATAGCGGCGATCGCGGCGAGGTGAGCACGCGTGACATCAACTTCCCCGCATCGGGCTACGAGCAGCTTGATGCAGAGGACTACCCGCGCATCGCCTTCGAGCGCACAGCGCACGATATGGGCAAGGTGGTCCAGGGCAAGCGCGTGGAGATGCGATTCGCCTTCACCAACGCCGGGGGCAGCCCGCTGGTGATCTCCGCCGTGAACGGCTCCTGCGGCTGCACCGTCGGCAAGGACTGGCCCAAGTCGCCCATCGCACCCGGCAAAGGCGGCGAGATCACCGTGGCATTCGACAGCGAAGGGCGCAGCGGCATGCAGCACAAGAGCGTGACCGTGGTGAGCAATGCCCTCCCAGCGAGCACCGTCCTGACCATCACCGGCGAAGTGATCGGCCCCGAGAATCCAACAAGCACCAACCCCTAA
- the yajC gene encoding preprotein translocase subunit YajC, which translates to MLLSSFLLQATPAETGAGGGPQFWIMMGLIMVVFWFFMIRPQQKKAKDAKKFRESLQKGSKVVTIGGIHGKVLEVADTTILLEVDSNVKLRFEKSAIAMDNTMQLNEAAKG; encoded by the coding sequence ATGCTCCTCTCCTCTTTCCTCCTTCAGGCAACGCCCGCCGAAACCGGTGCGGGCGGCGGCCCTCAGTTCTGGATCATGATGGGCCTGATCATGGTCGTCTTCTGGTTCTTCATGATCCGCCCCCAGCAGAAGAAGGCAAAGGATGCCAAGAAGTTCCGGGAGTCACTTCAGAAGGGCTCCAAGGTGGTCACCATCGGCGGCATCCACGGAAAAGTGCTGGAAGTGGCGGATACCACCATCCTGCTCGAGGTGGACAGCAACGTGAAGCTCCGCTTCGAGAAGAGCGCCATCGCCATGGACAACACCATGCAGCTGAACGAGGCTGCGAAGGGTTGA